In one Kitasatospora cineracea genomic region, the following are encoded:
- the proS gene encoding proline--tRNA ligase, whose translation MAKAPVLTPQAEDFPRWYQDLINKAELADNGPVRGTMVIRPYGYGLWERMQQEMDARIKKAGAQNAYFPMFIPQSYLTKEAEHVEGFAPELAVVTHGGGKELEEPVVVRPTSETIINEYFSKWVQSHRDLPLLINQWANVVRWELRPRVFLRTTEFLWQEGHTAHATYEDARAYASLIHTDVYGDFMTNVLGIDVVLGRKTAKERFAGAINTLTLEGMMGDGKALQMGTSHELGQNFAKAFNTTYQLQGAEREHVWQTSWGVSTRMVGGLIMSHGDDNGLRVPPRLAAVQAVVLAIKGEDAVLAKVREIGAQLEAAGVRVVVDDRTDTPFGRRAVDWELKGVPLRIEVGPRDLEAGTAMLVRRIAGGKEPVAVDSLAAIVPGILEEDQAQLLRESRERREARTVDVKTIEEAAEAATTGWGRISWADLGPEGEAKLAEQGVSVRCLIAEDGSVPAADDQPGNLALVARAY comes from the coding sequence ATGGCTAAGGCACCCGTTCTCACTCCCCAGGCGGAAGACTTCCCCCGCTGGTACCAGGACCTCATCAACAAGGCCGAGCTGGCCGACAACGGTCCGGTGCGCGGCACCATGGTCATCCGACCGTACGGCTACGGCCTGTGGGAGCGGATGCAGCAGGAGATGGACGCGCGGATCAAGAAGGCGGGCGCCCAGAACGCCTACTTCCCGATGTTCATCCCGCAGTCCTACCTGACCAAGGAGGCCGAGCACGTCGAGGGCTTCGCCCCCGAGCTCGCGGTGGTCACCCACGGCGGCGGCAAGGAGCTGGAGGAGCCGGTCGTCGTCCGGCCCACCTCCGAGACCATCATCAACGAGTACTTCTCCAAGTGGGTGCAGAGCCACCGGGACCTGCCCCTGCTGATCAACCAGTGGGCCAACGTGGTCCGCTGGGAGCTGCGCCCGCGCGTCTTCCTGCGCACCACCGAGTTCCTCTGGCAGGAGGGCCACACCGCCCACGCCACCTACGAGGACGCCCGCGCGTACGCCTCGCTGATCCACACCGACGTCTACGGCGACTTCATGACCAACGTGCTGGGCATCGACGTGGTGCTCGGCCGCAAGACCGCCAAGGAGCGCTTCGCCGGCGCCATCAACACCCTCACCCTCGAAGGGATGATGGGCGACGGCAAGGCGCTGCAGATGGGCACCAGCCACGAGCTGGGCCAGAACTTCGCCAAGGCGTTCAACACCACCTACCAGCTGCAGGGCGCCGAGCGCGAGCACGTCTGGCAGACCTCCTGGGGCGTCTCCACCCGCATGGTCGGCGGCCTGATCATGTCCCACGGCGACGACAACGGCCTGCGGGTGCCGCCGCGGCTGGCCGCCGTGCAGGCCGTGGTGCTCGCCATCAAGGGCGAGGACGCGGTGCTGGCGAAGGTCCGCGAGATCGGCGCCCAGCTGGAGGCCGCGGGCGTACGGGTGGTCGTCGACGACCGCACCGACACCCCGTTCGGCCGCCGCGCCGTGGACTGGGAGCTCAAGGGCGTCCCGCTGCGGATCGAGGTCGGCCCGCGCGACCTGGAGGCCGGCACCGCGATGCTGGTCCGCCGGATCGCCGGCGGCAAGGAGCCGGTCGCGGTCGACTCCCTGGCCGCGATCGTCCCCGGCATCCTGGAGGAGGACCAGGCGCAGCTGCTGCGCGAGTCCCGCGAGCGCCGCGAGGCCCGCACCGTGGACGTCAAGACCATCGAGGAGGCCGCCGAGGCCGCCACCACCGGCTGGGGCCGGATCTCCTGGGCCGACCTCGGCCCCGAGGGCGAGGCCAAGTTGGCCGAGCAGGGTGTTTCGGTGCGCTGCCTGATCGCCGAGGACGGCTCGGTGCCGGCCGCCGACGACCAGCCCGGCAACCTCGCCCTGGTCGCCCGCGCCTACTGA
- the rimM gene encoding ribosome maturation factor RimM (Essential for efficient processing of 16S rRNA), with protein sequence MQLVVGKIGRAHGIRGDVSVEVRTDEPELRLGPGAVLLTDPAATGPLTVESGRVHSGRLLLRFAGVKDRTAAEALRGTMLIAEIDPDETPEDPDEYYDHQLIGLDVVLADGTPVGELTEVVHLPYQDLLTVERPDGTEVLIPFVEQIVPTIDLDEQRVVITPPPGLIDPVDAGAGAGSDAGSGSGSDGDAGEGEGADSGAGSGPDAGSGPGAGSGENGGGA encoded by the coding sequence GTGCAGCTCGTCGTCGGCAAGATCGGCCGCGCCCACGGCATCCGGGGGGACGTCAGCGTCGAAGTCCGCACCGACGAGCCGGAGCTGCGGCTCGGGCCCGGCGCGGTCCTCCTCACCGACCCCGCCGCCACCGGACCGCTGACCGTCGAGAGCGGCCGGGTGCACAGCGGGCGCCTGCTGCTGCGCTTCGCCGGGGTCAAGGACCGCACCGCCGCCGAGGCCCTGCGCGGCACCATGCTGATCGCCGAGATCGACCCGGACGAGACCCCCGAGGACCCGGACGAGTACTACGACCACCAACTCATCGGCCTGGACGTGGTGCTGGCCGACGGCACCCCGGTCGGCGAGCTCACCGAGGTGGTCCACCTCCCGTACCAGGACCTGCTCACCGTCGAGCGCCCCGACGGCACCGAGGTGCTGATCCCGTTCGTCGAGCAGATCGTCCCCACCATCGACCTGGACGAGCAGCGCGTCGTCATCACCCCGCCGCCCGGCCTGATCGACCCCGTCGACGCGGGTGCGGGTGCGGGTTCGGACGCGGGTTCGGGTTCGGGTTCGGACGGAGACGCGGGCGAGGGCGAGGGCGCGGACTCGGGTGCCGGCTCGGGTCCGGATGCGGGTTCGGGGCCGGGCGCGGGTTCGGGCGAGAACGGTGGTGGCGCGTGA
- the lepB gene encoding signal peptidase I, protein MGDLVIGARSGAPEPDGEPVGNQEGLPAGDGEELRDTEDGAEATGDSAATSRKAPKQRSFWKELPILIGIALILALVIKTFFVQAFSIPSGSMENTLQVGDRVLVDKLTPWFGSEPERGEVVVFKDPGGWLNDEPTQRSDNSFVRGVQDVFSFIGLMPSSDEKDLIKRVIAVGGDTVECQGSGPVKVNGVALDEPYIFPGNTPCGEKPFGPVNVPKGTIWVMGDHRGNSLDSRYHMDQPGGGTVPVGNVVGRAFVVAWPIGDWATLPVPDTFDQKGLAAGPLAPAMAGTALAVPAVWWVRRRRR, encoded by the coding sequence GTGGGGGATCTGGTGATCGGTGCCCGCTCAGGTGCTCCGGAGCCCGACGGGGAACCCGTGGGCAACCAGGAGGGGCTGCCCGCCGGTGACGGCGAGGAGCTCCGGGACACCGAGGACGGGGCGGAAGCCACCGGGGATTCGGCGGCGACGTCCAGGAAGGCACCGAAGCAGCGTTCCTTCTGGAAGGAACTGCCGATCCTGATCGGCATCGCGCTGATCCTGGCCCTGGTGATCAAGACCTTCTTCGTCCAGGCGTTCTCGATTCCCTCGGGGTCGATGGAGAACACGCTGCAGGTCGGTGACCGCGTCCTGGTCGACAAGCTCACTCCCTGGTTCGGCTCGGAGCCGGAGCGCGGCGAGGTGGTGGTCTTCAAGGACCCGGGCGGCTGGCTGAACGACGAGCCGACCCAGCGCAGCGACAACTCCTTCGTCCGCGGCGTGCAGGACGTGTTCAGCTTCATCGGGCTGATGCCGTCCAGCGACGAGAAGGACCTGATCAAGCGGGTCATCGCGGTCGGCGGCGACACCGTGGAGTGCCAGGGCTCCGGCCCGGTCAAGGTGAACGGCGTCGCGCTCGACGAGCCGTACATCTTTCCCGGCAACACCCCGTGCGGGGAGAAGCCCTTCGGTCCGGTGAACGTGCCCAAGGGCACCATCTGGGTGATGGGCGACCACCGCGGCAACTCGCTGGACTCGCGGTACCACATGGACCAGCCCGGCGGCGGAACCGTCCCGGTCGGCAACGTGGTCGGCCGCGCGTTCGTGGTGGCCTGGCCGATCGGCGACTGGGCGACGCTGCCCGTCCCGGACACCTTCGACCAGAAGGGACTGGCCGCCGGACCGCTCGCTCCGGCGATGGCCGGTACGGCGCTCGCCGTCCCCGCGGTGTGGTGGGTGCGCAGGCGCCGCCGCTGA
- a CDS encoding RNA-binding protein gives MIEEALDHLVKGIVEHPDEVQVRSRNLRRGHTIEVRVHPDDLGKVIGRGGRTARALRTVVGALGGRNVRVDLVDVDSLR, from the coding sequence ATGATCGAGGAAGCCCTCGACCACCTGGTGAAGGGCATCGTCGAGCACCCCGACGAGGTGCAGGTCCGCTCGCGCAACCTGCGCCGCGGCCACACCATCGAGGTGCGCGTGCACCCCGACGACCTCGGCAAGGTGATCGGCCGGGGCGGCCGCACGGCTCGCGCACTGCGCACCGTGGTCGGCGCCCTGGGCGGCCGCAACGTCCGGGTCGACCTGGTCGACGTGGACAGCCTCCGCTGA
- a CDS encoding GNAT family N-acetyltransferase, producing the protein MRVTIRSPRPDDVVPYAEAVRRSAAHIGRWNPVEPDGMPDLLSRQGAGLRTFLIVDAETGGLVGKCNVANIVMARFCNGVLGYDSYEPFVGTGRMSEGMRLVVERCFTPAERGGLGLHRLEINVQPDNERSIAMARRLGFRHEGLTPRMLFLQEAWRDHERFALTAEEWPTPVR; encoded by the coding sequence ATGCGCGTGACGATCCGATCCCCCCGCCCCGATGACGTCGTCCCCTACGCCGAGGCGGTGCGCCGCTCCGCCGCCCACATCGGGCGGTGGAACCCGGTGGAGCCGGACGGCATGCCGGACCTGCTGAGCCGTCAGGGCGCGGGCCTGCGGACGTTCCTGATCGTCGACGCCGAGACCGGCGGCCTGGTCGGCAAGTGCAACGTGGCGAACATCGTGATGGCGCGGTTCTGCAACGGGGTGCTGGGCTACGACTCGTACGAGCCGTTCGTCGGGACGGGCCGGATGTCGGAGGGCATGCGGCTGGTGGTGGAGCGCTGCTTCACCCCGGCCGAGCGGGGCGGGCTGGGGCTGCACCGGCTGGAGATCAACGTGCAGCCGGACAACGAGCGGTCGATCGCCATGGCCCGCCGGCTGGGCTTCCGGCACGAGGGCCTCACCCCGCGCATGCTGTTCCTCCAGGAGGCCTGGCGCGACCACGAGCGCTTCGCGCTGACCGCGGAGGAGTGGCCGACGCCGGTGCGCTGA
- the lepB gene encoding signal peptidase I, with protein sequence MGSRGRPRTAADGPSDSADPGRTSRTASGFDPGHDAGSGSGPGFEPDFATGADPGSVYLLPATPPADGAEDADGEEHVGGRSGGSGGDGGGDGADDAGGRSARGRAERRRSAKRAARRSRRSFLRELPVIVLVALVIALVMKTFLIQVFVIPSGSMEQTLRIGDRVVVDKLTPWFGAEPERGEVVVFKDPGGWLENDHKRSTDGPVLRNVKSVFSAVGLLPSDDERDLIKRVIGVGGDTVECCDEHGRVSVNGTPLDEPYIAAGNSPSRITFKVTVPQGRLWVMGDHRDLSADSRYHMGNPGSGTIPVENVVGRAFVVAWPLSHFGQLDVPDSLSSLPGRTAGSAAVEPVPAEPPLVMGVLGVLPLLTRHRRTRRRGGPVAD encoded by the coding sequence ATGGGGAGCAGAGGTAGACCCAGGACCGCCGCCGACGGCCCGTCCGACTCCGCGGACCCGGGCCGCACCTCCCGCACCGCCTCCGGCTTCGACCCCGGGCACGACGCCGGGTCCGGCTCCGGACCTGGTTTCGAACCGGACTTCGCAACGGGCGCCGACCCCGGGTCCGTGTACCTGCTCCCCGCAACGCCCCCCGCGGACGGAGCGGAGGACGCGGACGGCGAGGAGCACGTCGGCGGCCGCTCCGGGGGCAGCGGCGGGGACGGCGGCGGGGACGGTGCGGACGACGCGGGTGGCCGCTCCGCCCGGGGCCGCGCCGAGCGCCGCCGCAGCGCCAAGCGCGCCGCGCGCCGCAGTCGACGCTCGTTCCTGCGCGAGCTGCCGGTGATCGTGCTGGTGGCCCTGGTCATCGCGCTGGTGATGAAGACGTTCCTGATCCAGGTGTTCGTGATCCCCTCCGGTTCGATGGAACAGACCCTGCGGATCGGCGACCGGGTCGTCGTGGACAAGCTGACCCCGTGGTTCGGCGCCGAGCCGGAGCGCGGCGAGGTGGTGGTCTTCAAGGACCCGGGCGGCTGGCTGGAGAACGACCACAAGCGGTCCACGGACGGGCCCGTGCTGCGGAACGTGAAGTCGGTGTTCTCCGCGGTGGGGCTGCTCCCTTCCGACGACGAGCGGGACTTGATCAAGCGGGTGATCGGCGTCGGCGGCGACACCGTGGAGTGCTGCGACGAGCACGGCCGGGTGAGCGTGAACGGCACCCCGCTGGACGAGCCGTACATCGCGGCCGGCAACTCGCCCTCGCGGATCACCTTCAAGGTGACGGTCCCTCAGGGGCGGCTCTGGGTGATGGGCGACCACCGTGACCTGTCCGCCGACTCCCGCTACCACATGGGCAATCCGGGCTCCGGGACGATCCCGGTGGAGAACGTGGTCGGCCGCGCGTTCGTGGTGGCCTGGCCGCTCTCCCACTTCGGTCAACTCGACGTTCCCGATTCACTCTCCTCCCTTCCGGGGCGGACAGCAGGATCGGCGGCCGTTGAGCCGGTTCCTGCGGAACCCCCACTCGTTATGGGTGTGTTGGGCGTCCTTCCGCTCCTCACCCGGCACCGCAGAACGCGCCGGAGGGGCGGGCCGGTGGCCGACTGA
- the ftsH gene encoding ATP-dependent zinc metalloprotease FtsH → MSNPVPPRQTPDQPWRSEGAPPPPPPKKKMPGGWTGLILTALVVFLLSDVLLSFFGNGGSTTISYTEFNKQLNSGNITKIYAKGDAIEGSLKDKQPKPDGGKGDYTEFTTQRPAFAGDNLWGTLQSQNVEVTARPVVQQRSFLANLLISLAPMLLLIGVWVLIARRMAGGMGAGALGRKAPPKPVDTSQGKRTTFKDVAGIDEVEAELSEVVDFLKNPQEYRRLGAKMPRGVLLSGPPGTGKTLLARAVAGEADVPFFSASASEFIEMIVGVGAGRVRDLFSEARKVAPAIVFIDEIDTIGRQRGGGGGMGGHDEREQTLNQILTEMDGFSGSEGVIVIAATNRAEVLDPALLRPGRFDRRITVSPPDRAGREQILRIHTREVPLAKGTDLDTVARTTPGMTGADLANLVNEAALLAVKRKQDAVGQEDLSEALEKVQLGAVRPLVMPQQERERTAFHESGHALLGMLQPGADPVRKVTIVPRGRALGVTLSTPDTDRYSYTEPYLRGRIVGALGGMAAEQVVYGVVTTGAESDLEQLTTIARSMAGRWGMSDRVGRVTAIPNDSQSPYGLAAAPTTLDAVDEEARRIVAECWEEAVALLHRHRDRLDALAAALLEAETLDEDAAYAAAGLSRS, encoded by the coding sequence GTGAGCAACCCCGTGCCGCCGCGCCAGACCCCCGACCAGCCCTGGCGCTCCGAAGGGGCGCCGCCCCCGCCGCCGCCGAAGAAGAAGATGCCCGGCGGCTGGACCGGCCTGATCCTCACCGCGCTGGTGGTCTTCCTGCTCTCGGACGTCCTGCTGAGCTTCTTCGGCAACGGCGGGTCGACCACGATCTCGTACACCGAGTTCAACAAGCAGCTGAACAGCGGCAACATCACCAAGATCTACGCCAAGGGCGACGCGATCGAGGGCAGCCTCAAGGACAAGCAGCCCAAGCCGGACGGGGGGAAGGGCGACTACACGGAGTTCACCACCCAGCGCCCGGCGTTCGCGGGCGACAACCTGTGGGGCACCCTGCAGTCGCAGAACGTCGAGGTGACCGCCCGGCCGGTGGTGCAGCAGCGCAGCTTCCTGGCCAACCTGCTGATCTCGCTGGCGCCGATGCTGCTGCTGATCGGGGTCTGGGTGCTGATCGCCCGCCGGATGGCCGGCGGGATGGGCGCCGGCGCGCTCGGCCGCAAGGCCCCGCCGAAGCCGGTGGACACCAGCCAGGGCAAGCGCACCACCTTCAAGGACGTGGCCGGCATCGACGAGGTCGAGGCCGAACTCAGCGAGGTGGTCGACTTCCTGAAGAACCCGCAGGAGTACCGCCGGCTCGGCGCCAAGATGCCGCGCGGCGTCCTGCTCTCCGGCCCGCCCGGCACCGGCAAGACGCTGCTGGCCCGGGCCGTCGCCGGGGAGGCGGACGTGCCGTTCTTCTCCGCCTCGGCGTCCGAGTTCATCGAGATGATCGTCGGCGTCGGCGCCGGCCGGGTCCGCGACCTGTTCTCCGAGGCCCGCAAGGTCGCCCCGGCGATCGTCTTCATCGACGAGATCGACACCATCGGCCGGCAGCGCGGCGGCGGTGGCGGCATGGGCGGCCACGACGAGCGCGAGCAGACGCTCAACCAGATCCTCACCGAGATGGACGGCTTCTCCGGCTCCGAGGGCGTGATCGTGATCGCCGCGACCAACCGCGCCGAGGTCCTCGACCCGGCCCTGCTGCGCCCCGGCCGGTTCGACCGCCGGATCACCGTCAGCCCGCCCGACCGGGCCGGCCGCGAGCAGATCCTGAGGATCCACACCCGCGAGGTGCCGCTGGCGAAGGGCACCGACCTGGACACCGTCGCCCGCACCACGCCCGGCATGACCGGCGCCGACCTGGCCAACCTGGTCAACGAGGCCGCGCTGCTCGCCGTCAAGCGCAAGCAGGACGCGGTCGGCCAGGAGGACCTCTCCGAGGCGCTGGAGAAGGTCCAGCTCGGCGCGGTCCGCCCGCTGGTGATGCCCCAGCAGGAACGCGAACGGACCGCCTTCCACGAATCCGGCCACGCCCTGCTCGGCATGCTGCAACCCGGCGCCGACCCGGTCCGCAAGGTCACCATCGTGCCGCGCGGCCGCGCCCTCGGCGTCACTCTCTCCACCCCCGACACCGACCGCTACTCCTACACCGAGCCCTACCTGCGCGGCCGGATCGTCGGCGCGCTCGGCGGGATGGCCGCCGAGCAGGTGGTCTACGGGGTGGTCACCACCGGCGCCGAGAGCGACCTCGAACAACTCACCACCATCGCCCGCTCGATGGCCGGCCGCTGGGGCATGAGCGACCGGGTCGGCCGGGTCACCGCCATCCCCAACGACAGCCAGTCCCCGTACGGCCTGGCCGCCGCCCCCACCACGCTGGACGCCGTCGACGAGGAGGCCCGGCGGATCGTCGCCGAGTGCTGGGAGGAGGCCGTCGCCCTGCTGCACCGGCACCGCGACCGGCTCGACGCGCTGGCCGCCGCCCTGCTGGAGGCCGAGACCCTCGACGAGGACGCCGCGTACGCCGCCGCCGGGCTCAGCCGGTCCTGA
- the rpsP gene encoding 30S ribosomal protein S16, giving the protein MAVKIKLKRLGKIRSPHYRIVVADSRTKRDGRAIEEIGLYQPTYNPSKIEVDGERAQYWLSVGAQPTEPVLAILKLTGDWQKFKGLPAPEPLKVAEPKVEDFSHLFAKAVAGFEDATTGVAITPKAKKSDKADEAEAASTEA; this is encoded by the coding sequence GTGGCTGTCAAGATCAAGCTGAAGCGTCTGGGCAAGATCCGCTCCCCGCACTACCGCATCGTCGTCGCCGACTCGCGCACCAAGCGCGACGGCCGCGCGATCGAGGAGATCGGCCTCTACCAGCCGACCTACAACCCCTCGAAGATCGAGGTCGACGGCGAGCGCGCCCAGTACTGGCTGTCCGTCGGCGCCCAGCCGACCGAGCCGGTGCTCGCCATCCTCAAGCTGACCGGCGACTGGCAGAAGTTCAAGGGCCTGCCGGCTCCGGAGCCGCTGAAGGTGGCCGAGCCCAAGGTCGAGGACTTCTCGCACCTGTTCGCCAAGGCCGTCGCCGGCTTCGAGGACGCCACCACCGGTGTCGCCATCACCCCGAAGGCCAAGAAGTCGGACAAGGCTGACGAGGCCGAGGCCGCTTCCACCGAGGCCTGA
- a CDS encoding class I SAM-dependent methyltransferase codes for MASAQVTGSTVDRVRTDPPAGRSGRARDWAEIQERMLVPLYQDVYRRLEVGAATSVLGVGCRSGLALLLAAGRGAQVAGVEADAGLRELAAARGLQVSPGGRAEAVARSAHPVPRPAHSLVTVFEQPPAPALVARSAERTLPGGHLVVAAWGPAERCESAAVLEVARRHAPLDAPDPFAASGPGALESLLAAAGTRPSGSGRVACPFAYAGLDSAVRGLLSTGLFDRAEEAAGAALVAKELAEALHPYLRPDGSVRMANEFRWAVGTKPRG; via the coding sequence ATGGCTTCAGCGCAGGTGACCGGCAGCACCGTGGACCGGGTCCGGACGGACCCCCCGGCGGGGCGCAGCGGTCGGGCGCGGGACTGGGCGGAGATCCAGGAGCGCATGCTCGTCCCCCTCTACCAGGACGTTTACCGGCGGTTGGAGGTCGGCGCGGCCACCAGTGTGCTGGGCGTCGGCTGCCGGTCGGGGCTGGCGCTGCTGCTCGCCGCGGGGCGCGGCGCGCAGGTCGCGGGGGTGGAGGCGGACGCCGGGCTGCGGGAGCTGGCGGCGGCCCGCGGGCTGCAGGTGTCGCCCGGCGGCCGGGCGGAGGCGGTCGCCCGTTCGGCGCACCCCGTCCCCCGCCCGGCGCACTCCCTGGTGACGGTTTTCGAGCAGCCGCCGGCGCCCGCGCTGGTCGCCCGGTCGGCGGAGCGCACGCTGCCGGGCGGGCACCTGGTGGTGGCCGCCTGGGGTCCGGCGGAGCGCTGCGAGAGCGCGGCGGTGCTGGAGGTGGCCCGCCGGCACGCCCCGCTGGACGCGCCGGACCCGTTCGCCGCGTCCGGCCCCGGCGCCCTGGAGTCGCTGCTGGCCGCGGCGGGGACGCGCCCGTCCGGGAGCGGCCGGGTGGCCTGCCCGTTCGCCTACGCGGGCCTGGACTCGGCGGTCCGCGGCCTGCTGTCGACCGGCCTGTTCGACCGGGCCGAGGAGGCCGCGGGAGCGGCGCTGGTGGCCAAGGAACTGGCGGAGGCGCTGCACCCGTACCTGCGCCCGGACGGTTCGGTGCGGATGGCGAACGAGTTCCGCTGGGCGGTGGGGACGAAGCCCCGCGGGTAG
- the rplS gene encoding 50S ribosomal protein L19, whose amino-acid sequence MSNKLAAVDAASLRTDIPAFRPGDTLKVHVRVIEGNRSRVQVFQGVVIRRHGAGIGETFTVRKVSFNVGVERTFPVHTPVVEKIEVVTRGAVRRAKLYYLRDLRGKAAKIKEKRDA is encoded by the coding sequence ATGAGCAACAAGCTCGCTGCTGTCGACGCGGCCTCGCTGCGCACCGACATCCCCGCCTTCCGCCCCGGCGACACCCTCAAGGTGCACGTCCGAGTCATCGAAGGCAACCGCTCGCGCGTCCAGGTCTTCCAGGGCGTCGTCATCCGCCGCCACGGTGCGGGCATCGGTGAGACCTTCACCGTCCGCAAGGTCAGCTTCAACGTCGGCGTCGAGCGCACCTTCCCGGTGCACACCCCGGTCGTCGAGAAGATCGAGGTCGTGACCCGCGGTGCGGTCCGCCGCGCCAAGCTGTACTACCTGCGCGACCTCCGCGGCAAGGCCGCGAAGATCAAGGAGAAGCGCGACGCGTGA
- the trmD gene encoding tRNA (guanosine(37)-N1)-methyltransferase TrmD, with translation MRIDVVTIFPEYLEPLNVSLVGKARARGQLDVHLHDLRSWTTDIHRTVDDTPYGGGPGMVMKPEPWGAALDAVLAAGPEGEVPTLVVPTPSGRSFTQELAQELAARPWLAFAPARYEGIDRRVIEEAATRMPVVETSIGDYVLAGGEVAVLVMVEAIARLLPGVLGNAESHRDDSFAPGAMADLLEGPVYTKPAEWRGREVPEILLSGHHGKIAQWRREQAFARTLDNRPDLVARWQREAFTKKEREALSVLGLAWDEAAGRFRSVAEPVEQ, from the coding sequence ATGCGGATCGACGTCGTCACGATCTTCCCCGAGTACCTGGAGCCGCTGAACGTCTCGCTGGTCGGCAAGGCGCGCGCCCGCGGCCAGTTGGACGTGCACCTGCACGACCTGCGCTCCTGGACCACCGACATCCACCGCACCGTGGACGACACGCCCTACGGCGGCGGGCCCGGCATGGTGATGAAGCCGGAGCCGTGGGGCGCCGCGCTGGACGCCGTGCTGGCCGCCGGGCCCGAGGGCGAGGTGCCGACCCTGGTGGTGCCCACCCCCAGCGGACGCTCCTTCACCCAGGAACTGGCCCAGGAACTCGCCGCCCGCCCCTGGCTGGCCTTCGCGCCCGCCCGTTACGAGGGCATCGACCGGCGGGTCATCGAGGAGGCCGCGACCCGGATGCCGGTGGTCGAGACCTCGATCGGCGACTACGTGCTGGCCGGCGGCGAGGTCGCGGTGCTGGTGATGGTCGAGGCGATCGCCCGGCTGCTGCCCGGTGTGCTGGGCAACGCCGAGTCGCACCGCGACGACTCCTTCGCCCCCGGTGCCATGGCCGACCTGCTGGAGGGCCCGGTGTACACCAAGCCCGCCGAGTGGCGCGGCCGGGAGGTGCCGGAGATCCTGCTCAGCGGCCACCACGGGAAGATCGCCCAGTGGCGGCGCGAGCAGGCGTTCGCCCGCACCCTGGACAACCGGCCCGACCTGGTGGCCCGTTGGCAGCGCGAGGCGTTCACCAAGAAGGAGCGCGAGGCGCTCAGCGTGCTCGGCCTGGCCTGGGACGAGGCCGCCGGCCGATTTCGGTCCGTGGCCGAGCCTGTGGAACAATAG
- the lepB gene encoding signal peptidase I, giving the protein MSTHEPPTDRDGSPAPTGADSPSRSAAVSAPGAPGAPGTATVAVSTPSPSPDGEVGVEGDRGAEGEAGADDDPSGGRRWSRDLLWIAAVCVVVLLVVNAFVVRPFAVPSGSMEGTLRPGDRVLVNQLAYAFGGHPQRGDVVVFDGIGSFLPYQDEPSGLKRLLTGAGLAPAGDTVYVKRVIGVGGDRITCCGTDGRLKVNGVPLDESAYLLPGDAPSAVPFDIVVPDGKLWMMGDHRSASRDSRDHLGEPGGGAVPEDKVIGRADWVMFPLGRATSLDRPAAFAAIEGTGGHGEQR; this is encoded by the coding sequence ATGAGCACGCACGAGCCACCGACGGACCGCGACGGCAGTCCCGCACCCACGGGTGCGGACTCGCCGTCGCGGTCCGCCGCCGTTTCCGCCCCCGGAGCTCCTGGAGCCCCCGGAACTGCCACCGTCGCCGTTTCCACCCCGAGCCCGAGCCCGGACGGTGAGGTCGGCGTAGAGGGAGACCGGGGCGCCGAGGGCGAGGCGGGTGCTGACGACGACCCCAGCGGCGGGCGGCGGTGGTCGCGCGACCTGCTGTGGATCGCGGCGGTGTGCGTGGTCGTCCTGCTGGTGGTGAACGCCTTCGTGGTCCGGCCGTTCGCGGTGCCCTCCGGTTCGATGGAGGGGACGCTGCGACCGGGCGACCGGGTGCTGGTCAACCAGCTCGCGTACGCCTTCGGCGGGCACCCACAGCGGGGCGACGTGGTGGTCTTCGACGGCATCGGCTCCTTCCTGCCGTACCAGGACGAACCGTCCGGCCTGAAGCGGCTGCTGACCGGTGCGGGCCTCGCTCCGGCCGGTGACACGGTCTACGTGAAACGGGTGATCGGCGTCGGCGGGGACCGGATCACCTGCTGCGGCACCGACGGCCGGCTCAAGGTCAACGGAGTGCCGCTGGACGAGAGCGCGTATCTGCTCCCCGGCGACGCCCCGTCGGCGGTACCGTTCGACATCGTGGTTCCTGACGGCAAGTTGTGGATGATGGGCGACCACCGCAGCGCCTCCCGTGACTCCCGTGACCACCTCGGCGAGCCCGGCGGAGGCGCCGTGCCCGAGGACAAGGTGATCGGCCGCGCCGACTGGGTGATGTTCCCCCTCGGCCGGGCCACCTCCCTCGACCGACCGGCGGCGTTCGCCGCGATTGAGGGGACCGGTGGCCATGGGGAGCAGAGGTAG